A region of the Ranitomeya imitator isolate aRanImi1 chromosome 5, aRanImi1.pri, whole genome shotgun sequence genome:
TTTTCGATTAAGTCTGAAAATTCGAAAtgtggacatgttggggcacagaattccagaagatTGGGAATACTAGGGCAAAGTTTtgaaggcgattggatgaggaatgTGTAAATGTGAAGGAGAGAAGCAGGTCTTGgaaggactggagattacatgttggAAGATATTGGTTCAGAGATTTAtggtggctttgtaggtcagtgttagtagtttgaactggaaatattggggaattgggaatcaaagaagggatttgcagaggggaggagcagAGAAGTAgtaaggagagaggtggattagtcgggcagcagagtaaaggacagactggagaggtgtgagtgttagaaggtaggccacagaggaggatattgcagtagacGACGTGGGAGAGAGTGAGGGCATGGACTAACATTTTATTAGattcagggttgaggaaaggacagaatctggaaatatttttgagttcgaGCCTGCaaaagcttggatgtgcggtgtgaaggacaaggcagagtcgagggttactctgaggcagcggacttccggtacaggagaaagtgtgatgtcatttgtAGTGGTAGATACTTCAGGTAGTAGAGTTAGGTGAGATGgatgaaagatgatgagttcggttttgatgTTAGCCAGAAGAATAGTTTGGTGTCTACTTGTTTCTTTGGAAGATGAAGGCCTGACAATGGACCTAGTTAAATCTACttctctccctgcaaaaaaaaatgccCTGACACAGGTACCACTACATTAAAATAAAATTATTAGGGATGAGCTAATGGtttggtgatactcggatatcacttggGTATCTGGATGCTAGGATGTGCTCAGCACTTGATGAGCTTTGGCTGGTGCTCAGATTTGAAGCTTCAATCCCTGCCCGGCATGATTGGCGCTTGTTACACAaccaataagcatgcggggattgcctgccagtcaaacaggctctccatgcatgtgtcatgactgtcacacagccaccacacatgcagctgtggagccgaacagctgatcagcaaaAGATCCAGGaagctgcagcttatttggtaagtgcTATAGTTTGCAGTAAATGAATAAGCCCTGACCTGATCAACTTTGCTCATCTCTGCTATCAACATAGCTTATTCGAATGCAGCATGCAGCACGACACATGATTATGGGCTGTTACTCATAGCAAAGGAGTGCATACTAAAgagccagatgacagcagcacctaAAGTGTTTTAaatcagttgttgccttcaagggtctatggattacTGTATTACCATCCTTATTATTTTTTCCTGGATttgtactttgtgcaaagcctttatgagtatagGAATACATCAACTGTACTTTCAATATATTTTACTGAGGCCAGCAagatgttgccttcaagggtctatggatgaccctgcttgtaattttcagcaggctttgcacttagtccATAGCCTTTAtgagagtctaggagtaccactacttaTCAATTTAAACATAATGTGTTTGGGCCCtcatttatgtctaatacagggtgtatctgagtccctaatttttgccacttcttgcttccttcataaattacactgacttttcacaatttttttaaattcaattctggtttacttaaattattttttaaaatcttttttttaattttgcataaTATACAAGTcactatacaggaaagaatgtttcttaacatttttttttcctgtaaactccaatttatcttcaattttgaatgttttattgtcagtccttaaagtggaagaGAACGTGTTCTCAGTAGCGATctgagagtcagagatgcttccagaggtcttccccatgctgttctccttccattcaacacttttcccatccatttcaacattttctctGCCCCCAAGACCTCCTTGTAGTGTCTGCTggaaaaaagcttggctttcccatggactcccattatacttgttgctcgagcattttagtgcttcgtCATCCCTAAAAATTGAGTCTCCCAATATACAGagacacaaaaatgtttttttttttttttttagaacatacTGAGCCAGGATGCTGCTGTGATCTTCTCTGTGGGAGTTTTCCTTTTTTCCTCTATGACATAGACGTGTTTTGATTGGCTGGTGTCACATATGAGAAAAAGCAATGCCTGAAGAGAAGTGCTATGCTATACACCCCGGTGACTGAATAGAACATTTGCACCTTTATTTCCGGTGGGCATAACTTTGAAAcaaaggggcacagaagaaaaataaaaactggTCTAGAATCAGTGAACCAGctgtatgcaaattgcttcttcagagaaaaagagggcttgaactctatagcgccacctgttggaagtagcgatcctgcaagtcacaatcaactctttaacgagtcgtgcaatatgacttaggattaaagccaaatcagtatctcaattcgcagacacggtgtttcgggctgttggccctcggcaGTGCGAAGcacgagaactgatttggctaggtgagaggctctggactaagGTCtatggggtaaggtttctccttgtggagagtgacataccagctctggcttgtcaaggtaaggaggcttattcgccatgcaatgctcctctgggaaacttaatatgcaaattgcctatttagagaaaaagaggacttgaacgctATAGCGCCACCTAGTAATTAGAGGAGGTACTCATATAAAattttaataaataaatgaaaagtcCTCTATAAAAGTCACCTGTCAGTTATTCTGTTATGTTTGTTTCATTATATATTGGTCTTTTATTTAACGTATAAAAGTAAACTATTCTGAAAGATATTTTTTCAGGTCTCTATATTGTGCAGTTCCTGTGTTACTCCTTCTAGAAAGGAACGGGAACCCTCTTAGCTCCGTTGACATGTCTGCTATAATCAAAACTTGTATCTCCAAAATTCTAActattatgagtagtgttgagcattccgataccgcaagtatcgggtatcggccgatacttgcggtatcggaattccgataccgagatccgatacttttgtggtatcgggtatcggatacatagagatgtgtaaaataaagaattaaaataaaaaatattgatatatttacctctccggcggcccctggactcagcgcgggtaaccggcaggcttccttgttcaaaatcagcgcttttaggacctgagaatcacgtcccggcttctgattcttcgcgggccgcccatgtgaccgccacgcgaccaatcacaagccgcgacgtcaccgcaagctattagcgcgctcatttttgaaaaatgagcgcgttaatgactttcaaagacgtagcggcttgtgattggtcgcggccacgcgaccaatcacaagccgcgacgtcaccgcaagctattaacgcgctcatttttaaaaatgagcgcgttaatggctttcaaagacgtagcggcttgtcattggtcgcggggccgcgaccaatcacaagccgcgacgtcaccgcaagctattaacgcgctcatttttaaaaatgagcgcgttaatggctttcaaagacgtagcggcttgtgattggtcgcggggccgcgaccaatcacaagccgcgacgtcaccgcaagctattaacgcgctcatttttaaaaatgagcgcgttaatgactttcaaagacgtagcggcttgtgattggtcgcgacgtggctgcgaccaatcacaagccgctacgtctttgaaagtcattaacgcgctcatttttaaaaatgagcgcgttaatagcttgcggtgacgtcgcgcttgtgattggtcgcgtggctgcgaccaatcagaagccgctacgtctttgaaagtcattaacgcgctcatttttaaaaatgagcgcgttaatagcttgcggtgacgtcgcggcttgtgattggtcgcgtggccgcgaccaatcacaagccgctacgtctttgaaagtcattaacgcgctcatttttaaaaatgagcgcgttaatagctagcggtgacgtcgcggcttgtgattggtcgcgtggcggtcacatgggcggcccgcgaccaatcagaagccgggacgtgattctcaggtgctaaaagcgctgattttgaacaaagaagcctgccggttacccgcgctgagttcaggggccgccggagaggtaaatatatcaatattttttattttaattctttattttacacatccctatggatcccagggtctgaaggagagtttcctctccttcagaccctgggaaccatcagcataccttccgatacttgatgtcccattgacttgtattggtatcggatatcggtatcggcgatatccgatatttttcgggtatcggccgataccgatactttcaagtatcggacggtatcgctcaacactaattatgaggcatatacatatatttttttttataaaaatctgCTTTTTGATGTTCCTTGGTTATTGTATAAAGAAATACATTGGCTACTGGTTGCCTCCATTCTATTGGTCAGTAAGGGGTGCACTTACGATTTCAGTGCTGATTGGATCCTATAGACATGGAGAATGACAACGCCCAGTTGTCAATGTATTAATTAatgcatttccaggaggaataacaaaaGGAACACTTCAGTATAGTTTTTGTAATGCAGATATCATGTTATAATTTTGGGAATGCAAGTATTTACTAAATCAGACATGTGAGGGAGCTAAGGGGGTCCCAAACGTTCCTACAAGGACTAACAGAGGAACGACACTGCAAACAGCAACTTACGCACAACTTACATATATTTTCTGTCATTTCCAGCTATACTCAGTGTGGTGGGCAATGTCTCCGTGCTCGCTACAGCTGTGAAATGCTCTTCCCACCTGAAGTTGCACGATCTCCTGTCTATAAACTTGGCCGCCACAGACCTGGGCATGGCAGTGAGCATGTACCCTCTGGCCATTGCCTCTGCCTGGAATCACTCATGGATCGGGGGGCATCCCACCTGCCTGTATTATGCCCTCATGGGATTCTTTTTTGGAGTAGCAAGTATGATGACTTTAACAGCAATGGCGGTGATCCGGTATCTGGTGTTCAGCACGACTACGAACAACCGTGAGTAACTCAGATTTTATTGAATGTATATATGGAAAAAAAGTACTTCTCCCCTTAGAGACATCCACCGTGCATGTAGGGTGCAAGTTGGTAGCGGTTGTATGGAGCAGGGTCATCGTGTGAGCCCGCGCCACACCTGGCAGTTAATGGCTGTGAGTTACATCCAGGATCTGCCTCTAACAACTGCAGGTGGCGCGAAGATCACTGATGGGTTGCTATCACAGCGTTGGGTTGGTTCTAGACCTCCGTGTTTGTCATTACGGAGCTTCCTTGGAACCCACCCTGTGGCCGAGCTTCAAAGGTCACCGTGATTTTTACTAACTGCAGTAGTACTGTGGTTTCGCTGTACATAACAGAATCAATCAGACAGTAGAAgcatcaagtcccctaaggggactaacaaactcagtgaaacgttaaaaaaaaacctttgaaaaataggagtaaataaaaaaatatatataaaagttaaaatccatCTAATTTTCCCCCATGAAAAGTAAAGATAAAGAAATACAGATATTTGGCATCACCACGTTCACAAAAGTCCGATCTGtcgaaataaaaaaataattaacctattCGGTAAAAACACCATAAATGAAAAAATTTCAAGAACGCCAAAAGTAACTTTTTTTTGGTTGTTGCAATACCTCGAAAAATGATGTAGCAagagatcaaaatgtcatatctatcctAAAATGGTATGTTTCATCCTGTAAAACATAAGCCGGTACTCAGCCGACTGAAAAAATAAAACGTTACCAGTCTCGGATTATGGCGACACAAACCCCCCAGAAAATTAAAAAatactggacatgtttggtatcgccgtaattgtactgatgagcagaatcatattTCAAGGTCATTTTTATCACAAATTgtaagatggaaaaaaaaataccccaaaacaatgtcagaattgcgttttttcacaacacttggaatttttttcctcttttaaatatattatgatggaaaattaatggtgtaattcaaaagtacaactcgtcctgtaaaAAAGAAGCCATCGCATGTCTATgtgaagagaaaaataaaaaagttatggttctgggaagaaggggaggaaaaaactaagACGTAAAAACGGAAATTAGCCACAGTGCAAAGGGGGTTAAATTCTCAATTCCAGAGAAACCTGTATTTATAAGGAATGTGTTAATTTTTgtggtaaatatatattttttactttttttttcatatcataatctgcataaaaaaatcgaaATCAAAACCTTGGAATTCTGATAAACTATGTCGATGTTTATCTATGGATTAGCTGCACCTATATAAGGGATATTCTCATCTTAGAATCTGCCATCACTTCTTGATTGCTCTGGGTCCTCCACAGATCTGTGAGTTGCAGTTTTTCCACCACAGTGATGTTCCCGACCATCTCGAATTTGCAGAAAACTGCAATTTGCCCCATTTTCCTCGATAGAGCAATACTGCGCAGGGTGGCCAGGAACGCCCCTGAGGAATGGAAAAACTGTGATCTCAAGATCAGAGGAGGTTTCAAAGTTCAGATCTCCACACATTGTCCACACTTGGGGCCATTTGTTTTCTTAAATGCTTATGTGTGGGGCTTCaattaatttttttatgaaaaatgttACACCGTTTGGCGCTTAAAACGTCTTGATTTCCCTCAACGTTTCACTTTGATGCAGTCTGTGGTCATAAATTAGCTGAAAAAAGCTGAAAAAGGACAAATGGAAGAGATAAACCCTCTCATTGGATCACTAGAATGAGCACACTGATAATTTCTTAGTTCTGCAGCCAACAGTAGACAAAGAAGCAGAGAGGCTATAATggcaaaatatgcaaaaattttaatgaaaccccattataaaaataatttttagaaTTAACTTAAAACATTAAAATTGCCTCCAAagctgcacaacccctttaagcagccaGCAGAAATAAGACACCAGAGAAAGAAATATCTCTTTCAGTCAATTTGCGGATACATGGTTTATTAGCAAAATCCTATTGTTGCCTTGATCTGAACATCGTCACCACGCGTTTCGCAATCTCCATTGCTGTGATAGAAACAATTATTAACaatttccataatttttttttgcacttccaggcaatataataaataaaaaagcagtATACATCGTGATCATGTGCATCTGGCTGTACGCATTGCTCTGGGCAATATTCCCGTTGGTCGGATGGGGTCACTACGGCCCAGAACCGTTCGGAATTTCTTGCACTATTGCTTGGGCCGAGTTCCAGAATTCCACCAATGGATTCTCGTTCATTGTCACCATGTTCATCCTGTGCACGATTACTCCGGCCATGACCATCATCTCCTGTTATACGACCATAGCCTGGAAACTTCATAAAGCCTACCAGGAGATACAGCACTACGACAAGATGCCGAACGCAGCCAAAGTGGAGAAGAAGCTGACACTGGTGAGTGACGGCGGATCTGGTTTTATTCTTGACCTTTTCTGTGGACGCTTTGCACTTGTCAATCAGAAATCTTAATTTTCCTTCTTAGGACAGAACTGCTTACCTTACTCATACAGACTTTACTCCAGTTGTGGAGACTCAAGGTGGCCATATTACGGTTGCAATGAAAATTATTCGCCCTACTTGCATATAATTTGTAACATTTCTAATCTTTtcgctgtttgcaataaaccaatcaaaCAATTAAAACAGCTGAACAAAACTAATGTAACCAAGTTTTACACAAAATTCCACTTTTACTGAATACTGCAGTCTCATGTTCTGGCAGCGTTCCCGAAGAATCTCCACCCATTCCTCATGGGCAATGGAACTCAGGTGACTAAAATTATTGCATTTACATAATGAAACCATCTTCTTCACATCctaccaaagattttctatggatTTCATGTCAGGAGACTGTGATGGCAACTACAGAATCTTTCAGGACTTCTGAAACAGAGActtgaggtaccgtcacatttagcgacgctgcagcgatatagacaacgatgccgatcgctgcagcgtcgctgtttaggtcgttgtgtggtcgctggagagctgtcacacagacagctctccagcgaccaacgatgccgaagtccctgggtaaccagggcaaacatcgggttactaagcgcagggccgcgcttagtaacccgatgtttaccctggttaccattgtaaaagtaaaaaaaacaaacagtacatactcacattccggtgtctgtcccccggcgtcagcttccctgcactgtgtaagcgccggccgtaaagcagagcggtgacgtcactgctgtgctctgctttacggccggccggcgctgacacagtgcagggaagctgatgccgggggacagacaccggaatgtaagtatgtactgtttgttttttttacttttacaatggtaaccagggtaaatatcgggttactaagcgcggccctgcgcttagtaacccgatgattaccctggttaccagtgaagacatcgctggatcggcgtcacacaccgattcagcgatgtcagcgggtaatcagcgaccaaaaaaaaggtcctgatcattcccagcgaccaacgatctcccagcaggggcctgatcgttggtcgctgtcacgcataacgattttgttaacaatatcgttgctacgtcacaaaaagcaacgatttcgttaacgaaatcgttatgtgtgaaggtacctttggtgGACTGTGAGGTGTGCTTGCAAGCATTTCTCCTACAATTTCCTAATAAttgattaaatatgcaaattgtttcttcagaaaggaagaggactaggactctagtgccacctattggatgcagCAATCcgaagagtcaatattgactttttaaCGAACCtttccacatgacttaggataaaagccaaaccagaatctcacttTGCAGacgctgtttcggggtactgcccctcatcagtgcaaagtgtgagatctggtttggcttggtgagaggcgtctgaccaggatccaagggataacttttctccttgtggagagtgacatgtcaagccagcCATGCCAAGGTGACGAG
Encoded here:
- the LOC138638712 gene encoding opsin-5-like isoform X1; its protein translation is MMEDTFASTLHPLVDYGAGTFLLTVAILSVVGNVSVLATAVKCSSHLKLHDLLSINLAATDLGMAVSMYPLAIASAWNHSWIGGHPTCLYYALMGFFFGVASMMTLTAMAVIRYLVFSTTTNNRNIINKKAVYIVIMCIWLYALLWAIFPLVGWGHYGPEPFGISCTIAWAEFQNSTNGFSFIVTMFILCTITPAMTIISCYTTIAWKLHKAYQEIQHYDKMPNAAKVEKKLTLMAVLVSLGFLVAWTPYAIVSFWSIFQSSASIPPTVSLLPCLFAKSSTAFNPIIYYIFSKTFRQKVKQLKCCCGWRIHFLQQETSGDNPAVSVIWSGRDNIQIPSVLKFNKRHSSSTMTQ
- the LOC138638712 gene encoding opsin-5-like isoform X2; its protein translation is MPSAVVVSYTTIIAILSVVGNVSVLATAVKCSSHLKLHDLLSINLAATDLGMAVSMYPLAIASAWNHSWIGGHPTCLYYALMGFFFGVASMMTLTAMAVIRYLVFSTTTNNRNIINKKAVYIVIMCIWLYALLWAIFPLVGWGHYGPEPFGISCTIAWAEFQNSTNGFSFIVTMFILCTITPAMTIISCYTTIAWKLHKAYQEIQHYDKMPNAAKVEKKLTLMAVLVSLGFLVAWTPYAIVSFWSIFQSSASIPPTVSLLPCLFAKSSTAFNPIIYYIFSKTFRQKVKQLKCCCGWRIHFLQQETSGDNPAVSVIWSGRDNIQIPSVLKFNKRHSSSTMTQ